Proteins encoded within one genomic window of Epinephelus lanceolatus isolate andai-2023 chromosome 9, ASM4190304v1, whole genome shotgun sequence:
- the LOC117252009 gene encoding creatine kinase U-type, mitochondrial-like gives MANSFTRMISGRNTAVILASMGAGTLATGYLLSDNTGAAGSAGASAERKRCYPPSSDFPDLRKHNNCMASALTPAIYGRLRDKITPNNWTLDQCIQTGVDNPGHPFIKTVGMVAGDEESYEVFAELFDPVIKDRHNGYDPRTMKHPTDLDASKITSGMFDERYVLSSRVRTGRSIRGLSLPPACTRSERREVERVVVTALSGLKGDLAGRYYSLGEMSDREQQHLIDEHFLFDKPVSPLLTAAGMARDWPDARGIWHNNEKNFLIWINEEDHTRIISMEKGGNMKRVFERFCRGLKQVEQLIQERGWEFMWNERLGYILTCPSNLGTGLRAGVHIRLPILSRDPRFKKILDNLRLQKRGTGGVDTAATGDTFDISNLDRLGKSEVELVQLLIDGVNYLIECEKRLERGQDIKIPSPIAAFRK, from the exons ATGGCGAACTCTTTCACCCGCATGATCTCTGGCCGTAACACGGCTGTGATTCTGGCCAGCATGGGAGCTGGCACGCTGGCAACTGGATACCTCCTCAGTGACAACACTGgtgctgctggttctgctggTGCCAGTGCTGAGAGGAAGAGGTGCTATCCGCCCag CTCTGATTTCCCTGACCTGAGGAAGCACAACAACTGCATGGCATCAGCCCTGACTCCAGCCATCTATGGACGCCTGAGAGATAAAATAACCCCCAACAACTGGACCCTTGACCAATGCATCCAGACCGGAGTGGACAACCCAGGACACCCCTTCATCAAGACTGTGGGCATGGTAGCTGGAGATGAGGAGAGCTACGAG GTGTTTGCTGAACTCTTTGACCCTGTTATCAAGGACAGACACAATGGCTACGACCCTCGCACGATGAAGCACCCCACTGATCTGGATGCTTCCAAG ATCACTTCAGGAATGTTTGATGAGCGCTACGTGCTCTCATCTCGTGTCCGTACTGGTCGGAGCATCCGTGGACTGAGTCTTCCCCCTGCATGCACGCGCTCTGAGCGCCGTGAGGTGGAGCGTGTGGTTGTGACAGCTCTGTCTGGCCTGAAGGGAGACCTGGCTGGTCGCTACTACAGCCTGGGAGAGATGTCTGACAGAGAGCAGCAACATCTTATTGAT gagcacttcctgtttgataAACCTGTGTCACCTCTGCTCACGGCAGCTGGGATGGCCAGAGATTGGCCTGATGCTCGTGGGATCTG GCACAACAACGAGAAGAACTTCTTAATCTGGATCAATGAGGAGGACCACACAAGGATCATATCCATGGAGAAAGGTGGAAACATGAAGAGAGTGTTTGAAAGGTTCTGCAGAGGTCTTAAACAG GTGGAGCAGCTAATTCAGGAGAGAGGTTGGGAATTCATGTGGAATGAGCGTCTGGGCTACATCCTCACCTGCCCATCTAACCTTGGCACCGGGCTCAGGGCTGGTGTGCATATTCGCCTGCCCATCCTCAGCAGG GACCCTCGCTTCAAAAAGATCCTGGATAACCTGAGGCTACAGAAGAGAGGCACAGGAGGCGTCGACACGGCTGCTACTGGAGACACCTTCGACATCTCCAACCTTGACCGTCTGGGCAAGTCAGAG GTCGAGCTGGTACAATTACTGATTGACGGCGTAAACTACCTAATTGAATGTGAGAAGAGGCTGGAGAGGGGGCAGGACATCAAGATCCCCTCCCCCATCGCTGCGTTCAGGAAGTGA